In a genomic window of Salmo trutta chromosome 32, fSalTru1.1, whole genome shotgun sequence:
- the slc16a5b gene encoding monocarboxylate transporter 6 isoform X2 gives MTEGVELEARQNQTHRTQRTRQNQTQGNTVLLRRGSGGEGPQGPKGPAVRAEGSRGSEVRAEGSKVGAEGSRGSEDVVETRTSQDWTGVNHSTVRRSTDSDSEEQEEKEEEEGSLHHHHLTGTPPHNGPTGEPGAGLSGNEYSQQVAPDGGWGWVVLVATILVLALTLAFPSCIGIFYTELQAEFSSSNTETSWVPAIMTAVLHAGGPLCSVLVERFGCRVTVMVGGVLSGLGMVVSALARTITELYITSIIAGLGFCLSFQPSVTMMGHYFLRRRAFANALSSTGTALGLSTLPLLANFLLGQFGWRGSFLVLGGLLLNCCVCGAVMRPLGAKHSGAQRTLTNKAAQGLSKQPIKGPLQQEKEGLKARLRTALSDLVVFLRRHMAFDLLVSNPRYRAYALGVTWMMLGFVVPLVYLVPYATANGMEQDRAALLMAILGLVNIAVRPVAAVFFGLPRFRGSGCFVYVFAVALLVNGLSNSICGAAATFPVLLIYVVIFGLSMSVIGSLLFTVLMETVEMSRFPSALGLISMLESGTLLIGPPLAGMLVDNTGHYSYVFYACSGTVSSSGLFLIGAFYYLDRQKKREEKKRAGPPAAYQQKPAISLVPDCQYSHVPSTQGGRAADTVRVTNV, from the exons ATGACAGAGGGGGTGGAGTTGGAGGCCAGACAGAACCAGACCCACAGGACCCAGAGGACCAGACAGAACCAGACCCAGGGCAACACAGTCCTGCTGAGGAGGGGTAGTGGAGGAGAGGGCCCCCAGGGGCCTAAGGGACCCGCGGTTAGGGCAGAGGGGTCCAGGGGGTCTGAGGTTAGGGCAGAGGGGTCCAAGGTTGGCGCAGAGGGGTCCAGGGGATCAGAGGATGTGGTAGAGACACGGACATCTCAGGACTGGACCGGGGTGAACCACAGTACTGTGCGGAGGAGCACAGACAGTGACTcggaggagcaggaggaaaaggaggaggaggagggttccctccaccaccaccaccttactGGGACACCACCCCACAATGGCCCAACTGGAGAGCCAGGGGCTGGGCTGTCTGGGAACGAGTATTCCCAACAGGTGGCCCCAGATGGGGGCTGGGGCTGGGTAGTGCTGGTGGCTACTATCCTGGTCCTGGCTCTAACGCTGGCCTTCCCTTCCTGTATTGGTATCTTTTACACAGAGCTACAGGCTGAGTTCAGCTCCAGCAACACAGAGACGTCCTGGGTGCCTGCTATCATGACTGCTGTGCTGCACGCTGGTG GTCCACTATGCAGCGTGCTCGTGGAACGCTTTGGTTGCCGGGTAACGGTGATGGTGGGAGGGGTTCTGAGTGGACTAGGCATGGTGGTCAGCGCCCTGGCCAGAACCATCACAGAACTCTACATCACCAGCATCATCGCAG GGTTGGGGTTCTGCCTGTCCTTCCAGCCCTCTGTGACCATGATGGGCCACTACTTTTTGAGGCGGCGGGCGTTTGCCAATGCCCTGTCGTCCACTGGCACGGCCCTGGGCCTCAGCACCTTACCCCTGCTGGCCAACTTCCTGCTGGGCCAGTTTGGCTGGAGAGGCAGCTTCCTGGTCCTGGGAGGGCTGCTGTTGAACTGCTGCGTGTGTGGGGCTGTCATGAGGCCCCTGGGGGCTAAACACAGTGGAGCCCAGAGGACACTCACTAACAAGGCTGCCCAGGGGCTCAGCAAGCAACCAATCAAAGGTCCTCTACAACAGGAGAAGGAGGGACTTAAGGCAAGACTTAGGACAGCGCTCAGTGACCTTGTCGTGTTCCTACGGAGACACATGGCCTTTGACCTGTTGGTCAGTAACCCTCGTTACCGTGCCTATGCCCTGGGAGTGACATGGATGATGTTGGGGTTTGTAGTTCCCCTGGTCTACCTGGTGCCCTATGCTACAGCCAATGGTATGGAACAGGACCGAGCCGCGCTACTGATGGCCATACTGGGCCTAGTTAACATTGCTGTGAGACCCGTGGCGGCTGTCTTCTTCGGCCTGCCGCGCTTCAG ggGCAGTggctgttttgtgtatgtgtttgcggTAGCCCTCCTGGTCAACGGGCTGAGTAACAGTATCTGTGGTGCGGCTGCCACCTTCCCCGTGCTCCTGATCTACGTGGTCATCTTTGGTCTGTCCATGTCTGTGATTGGCTCTCTGCTCTTCACGGTGCTGATGGAAACGGTGGAGATGAGCCGGTTCCCCTCTGCCCTGGGTCTCATCAGTATGTTAGAGAGTGGAACACTGCTGATTGGACCGCCGCTAGCAG GAATGTTGGTGGACAATACAGGACACTACTCTTATGTGTTCTATGCCTGCAGTGGGACTGTCTCCTCCTCTGGCCTCTTCCTCATTGGAGCGTTCTACTATCTGGACAGACAGaagaagagggaagagaagaagagagcagGTCCTCCTGCTGCGTACCAACAGAAACCTGCCATCAGCCTAGTCCCTGACTGCCAGTACAGCCATGTTCCTTCTacacagggagggagagcagCGGACACTGTTCGTGTCACCAACGTGTGA
- the slc16a5b gene encoding monocarboxylate transporter 6 isoform X1, which translates to METNSQGTSDEKLYDNQPTGLYMEADLAEGPVHSQLGRMTEGVELEARQNQTHRTQRTRQNQTQGNTVLLRRGSGGEGPQGPKGPAVRAEGSRGSEVRAEGSKVGAEGSRGSEDVVETRTSQDWTGVNHSTVRRSTDSDSEEQEEKEEEEGSLHHHHLTGTPPHNGPTGEPGAGLSGNEYSQQVAPDGGWGWVVLVATILVLALTLAFPSCIGIFYTELQAEFSSSNTETSWVPAIMTAVLHAGGPLCSVLVERFGCRVTVMVGGVLSGLGMVVSALARTITELYITSIIAGLGFCLSFQPSVTMMGHYFLRRRAFANALSSTGTALGLSTLPLLANFLLGQFGWRGSFLVLGGLLLNCCVCGAVMRPLGAKHSGAQRTLTNKAAQGLSKQPIKGPLQQEKEGLKARLRTALSDLVVFLRRHMAFDLLVSNPRYRAYALGVTWMMLGFVVPLVYLVPYATANGMEQDRAALLMAILGLVNIAVRPVAAVFFGLPRFRGSGCFVYVFAVALLVNGLSNSICGAAATFPVLLIYVVIFGLSMSVIGSLLFTVLMETVEMSRFPSALGLISMLESGTLLIGPPLAGMLVDNTGHYSYVFYACSGTVSSSGLFLIGAFYYLDRQKKREEKKRAGPPAAYQQKPAISLVPDCQYSHVPSTQGGRAADTVRVTNV; encoded by the exons ATGGAGACAAATTCGCAAGGGACCTCTGACGAGAAACTATACGATAATCAGCCTACCGGACTTTATATG GAAGCTGATCTAGCAGAAGGCCCGGTCCACAGCCAGCTAGGCAGGATGACAGAGGGGGTGGAGTTGGAGGCCAGACAGAACCAGACCCACAGGACCCAGAGGACCAGACAGAACCAGACCCAGGGCAACACAGTCCTGCTGAGGAGGGGTAGTGGAGGAGAGGGCCCCCAGGGGCCTAAGGGACCCGCGGTTAGGGCAGAGGGGTCCAGGGGGTCTGAGGTTAGGGCAGAGGGGTCCAAGGTTGGCGCAGAGGGGTCCAGGGGATCAGAGGATGTGGTAGAGACACGGACATCTCAGGACTGGACCGGGGTGAACCACAGTACTGTGCGGAGGAGCACAGACAGTGACTcggaggagcaggaggaaaaggaggaggaggagggttccctccaccaccaccaccttactGGGACACCACCCCACAATGGCCCAACTGGAGAGCCAGGGGCTGGGCTGTCTGGGAACGAGTATTCCCAACAGGTGGCCCCAGATGGGGGCTGGGGCTGGGTAGTGCTGGTGGCTACTATCCTGGTCCTGGCTCTAACGCTGGCCTTCCCTTCCTGTATTGGTATCTTTTACACAGAGCTACAGGCTGAGTTCAGCTCCAGCAACACAGAGACGTCCTGGGTGCCTGCTATCATGACTGCTGTGCTGCACGCTGGTG GTCCACTATGCAGCGTGCTCGTGGAACGCTTTGGTTGCCGGGTAACGGTGATGGTGGGAGGGGTTCTGAGTGGACTAGGCATGGTGGTCAGCGCCCTGGCCAGAACCATCACAGAACTCTACATCACCAGCATCATCGCAG GGTTGGGGTTCTGCCTGTCCTTCCAGCCCTCTGTGACCATGATGGGCCACTACTTTTTGAGGCGGCGGGCGTTTGCCAATGCCCTGTCGTCCACTGGCACGGCCCTGGGCCTCAGCACCTTACCCCTGCTGGCCAACTTCCTGCTGGGCCAGTTTGGCTGGAGAGGCAGCTTCCTGGTCCTGGGAGGGCTGCTGTTGAACTGCTGCGTGTGTGGGGCTGTCATGAGGCCCCTGGGGGCTAAACACAGTGGAGCCCAGAGGACACTCACTAACAAGGCTGCCCAGGGGCTCAGCAAGCAACCAATCAAAGGTCCTCTACAACAGGAGAAGGAGGGACTTAAGGCAAGACTTAGGACAGCGCTCAGTGACCTTGTCGTGTTCCTACGGAGACACATGGCCTTTGACCTGTTGGTCAGTAACCCTCGTTACCGTGCCTATGCCCTGGGAGTGACATGGATGATGTTGGGGTTTGTAGTTCCCCTGGTCTACCTGGTGCCCTATGCTACAGCCAATGGTATGGAACAGGACCGAGCCGCGCTACTGATGGCCATACTGGGCCTAGTTAACATTGCTGTGAGACCCGTGGCGGCTGTCTTCTTCGGCCTGCCGCGCTTCAG ggGCAGTggctgttttgtgtatgtgtttgcggTAGCCCTCCTGGTCAACGGGCTGAGTAACAGTATCTGTGGTGCGGCTGCCACCTTCCCCGTGCTCCTGATCTACGTGGTCATCTTTGGTCTGTCCATGTCTGTGATTGGCTCTCTGCTCTTCACGGTGCTGATGGAAACGGTGGAGATGAGCCGGTTCCCCTCTGCCCTGGGTCTCATCAGTATGTTAGAGAGTGGAACACTGCTGATTGGACCGCCGCTAGCAG GAATGTTGGTGGACAATACAGGACACTACTCTTATGTGTTCTATGCCTGCAGTGGGACTGTCTCCTCCTCTGGCCTCTTCCTCATTGGAGCGTTCTACTATCTGGACAGACAGaagaagagggaagagaagaagagagcagGTCCTCCTGCTGCGTACCAACAGAAACCTGCCATCAGCCTAGTCCCTGACTGCCAGTACAGCCATGTTCCTTCTacacagggagggagagcagCGGACACTGTTCGTGTCACCAACGTGTGA